A single genomic interval of Helianthus annuus cultivar XRQ/B chromosome 6, HanXRQr2.0-SUNRISE, whole genome shotgun sequence harbors:
- the LOC110864415 gene encoding ethylene receptor, producing the protein MDSCNCIEPQWPPDELLMKYQYISDFFIALAYFSIPLELIYFVKKSAVFPYKWVFVQFGAFIVLCGATHLINLWTFNVHTRTVAIVMTTAKVLTAAVSCATALTLVHVIPDLLSVKTREVFLKNKAAELDREMGIIRTQEETGRHVRMLTHEIRSTLNRHTILKTTLVELGRTLGLEECALWMPTRSGLELQLSYTLHHQNPVGFTVPIQSPAINQVFSTNRVVKISPNSPVARLRPSSGKYMPGEVVAVRVPLLHLDNFHIHDWPELSTKRYALMVLMLPSDSARQWHVHELELVEVVADQVAVALSHAAILEESMRARDLLMEQNVALDHARREAETAVRARNDFLAVMNHEMRTPMHAIIALSSLLLETDLTPEQRMMVETILKSSNLLATLINDVLDLSRLEDGSLELDSATFNLHSLFNEVLNLIKPVASVKKLYVTLNLSSDLPEYAVGDEKRLMQIILNIIGNAVKFSKEGSISLSAFVAKPDSLRDPRAPDFFPLPGDSNFYMRVQVKDTGIGISQQDIPKLFTKFAENQSTASRNPGGSGLGLAICKRFVNLMEGNIWIESEGAGKGSTAIFYVKLGYPPRLNESRLPYTRLLPKFGQTFPGLKVIVIDDKGVSRIATKEILVHLGCDVTTVSSGDECLQVITKDHKVIFMDVDGYNVARLVHDQFLKHHEKPLIIAVTGNTDRAAKESLLKVGLNGVVLKPVSVEKMRVALAELLEHKQVLQ; encoded by the exons ATGGATTCATGCAATTGCATCGAGCCACAATGGCCACCGGATGAACTTCTGATGAAATATCAGTACATATCAGATTTCTTTATTGCTCTCGCTTATTTCTCGATTCCGCTAGAGTTGATATACTTCGTTAAAAAATCAGCGGTTTTTCCGTATAAATGGGTGTTTGTTCAGTTCGGTGCTTTTATCGTTCTATGTGGAGCTACACATCTTATTAATTTATGGACCTTTAACGTGCATACGAGAACCGTAGCTATTGTTATGACAACTGCCAAAGTCTTGACGGCTGCAGTATCATGTGCAACCGCCCTTACGCTAGTCCACGTTATTCCCGACCTGCTTAGCGTAAAAACAAGGGAAGTATTCTTAAAAAACAAGGCTGCTGAGCTGGACCGTGAAATGGGTATCATTCGAACCCAAGAGGAAACAGGCAGACACGTTCGAATGCTGACTCATGAAATCAGAAGCACGCTTAACCGACATACGATTTTAAAAACTACGCTTGTCGAACTGGGAAGAACCTTGGGTTTAGAAGAGTGTGCGCTTTGGATGCCAACACGTAGCGGTTTGGAACTTCAGCTTTCGTACACCCTTCACCATCAGAACCCTGTCGGGTTTACGGTTCCGATTCAGTCTCCTGCGATTAATCAAGTTTTTAGTACGAATCGTGTGGTTAAGATCTCTCCGAATAGCCCTGTTGCTAGATTACGACCGTCTTCCGGTAAATATATGCCCGGGGAGGTTGTTGCTGTGCGGGTCCCACTTCTACACCTCGATAATTTCCATATCCATGATTGGCCTGAACTTTCAACAAAACGTTACGCGTTGATGGTTTTGATGCTTCCGTCGGATAGTGCAAGACAGTGGCATGTTCATGAGCTGGAGCTTGTCGAAGTCGTTGCTGATCAG GTGGCGGTGGCTCTTTCACATGCGGCAATTCTAGAAGAGTCTATGCGGGCCCGGGACTTGCTCATGGAGCAAAACGTGGCCCTTGATCACGCACGAAGAGAAGCCGAGACTGCCGTGCGTGCACGTAATGATTTTCTCGCAGTTATGAACCATGAAATGAGAACCCCGATGCATGCAATTATCGCACTTTCGTCGTTACTATTAGAAACCGATTTGACACCCGAGCAACGGATGATGGTCGAGACCATTCTTAAAAGCAGTAACTTGCTCGCCACGCTAATAAACGACGTATTAGATCTTTCAAGGCTCGAAGACGGTAGCCTTGAACTCGATTCCGCTACTTTTAACCTTCATTCTCTCTTCAATGAG GTTCTTAACTTAATAAAGCCGGTTGCATCGGTCAAAAAATTATATGTGACGTTGAACCTTTCTTCGGATTTACCCGAGTATGCCGTCGGTGATGAGAAGAGACTCATGCAAATAATTCTAAATATTATCGGGAATGCTGTTAAATTCTCGAAAGAGGGCAGCATTTCGCTTTCTGCTTTCGTGGCAAAACCGGATTCTTTGAGGGACCCACGAGCCCCCGACTTTTTCCCGCTTCCTGGTGATAGTAATTTTTATATGCGTGTTCAG GTGAAAGATACGGGAATTGGAATCAGTCAACAAGACATTCCGAAGCTCTTCACGAAATTTGCGGAGAACCAGTCAACTGCGAGTAGAAATCCAGGTGGCAGTGGACTTGGCCTTGCCATTTGTAAAAG atttgtgaatcttatggaAGGTAATATATGGATCGAAAGTGAAGGTGCCGGGAAGGGATCAACCGCAATCTTTTACGTGAAACTTGGATATCCACCACGTTTAAATGAGTCCCGACTCCCATATACAAGACTTCTACCAAAATTTGGGCAAACTTTTCCAGGACTCAAAGTCATAGTCATCGACGATAAGGG GGTTAGCAGAATAGCAACCAAGGAGATTCTGGTGCATCTCGGTTGTGATGTAACCACGGTTAGCTCAGGTGACGAGTGCTTACAAGTTATAACCAAAGACCACAAAGTTATCTTCATGGATGTCGATGGTTACAACGTTGCAAGACTTGTACATGATCAATTCCTAAAACACCATGAAAAGCCGCTCATAATTGCAGTTACCGGCAACACAGACAGAGCAGCAAAGGAAAGCTTGTTGAAGGTTGGATTGAATGGAGTTGTACTGAAACCGGTCTCGGTGGAGAAGATGAGAGTCGCGTTAGCCGAGCTTTTAGAGCATAAACAGGTGTTACAATAA
- the LOC110864417 gene encoding leucine-rich repeat extensin-like protein 1 isoform X1 — protein MAKGKEQVHKMKHRKSYRNVWHTDLMNTMSANPSYCCFALFCGPCASYTLRKRALYGDMSRYTCCGGYMPCSGKCGERKCPQFCLCTEVLLCFGNSVASTRFMLQDELNIQTTKCDNCIIGCMICLQHVACIFSIIACILGSDELNEASQILNCLADMVFCSVCSCMQTQHKVEMDKRDGKFGMLPMDVPPVQQMSRIDQPAYPPPHLQYGQPPYVQGYPPAAYPPQYQGYPPMYPPPQGYPPAAYPPPYQGYPPAGYPPPHQGYPPAPYPSQPPPPPPPHVQGYPPPGQYK, from the exons ATGGCAAAAGGAAAGGAGCAAGTGCACAAAATGAAGCACCGGAAGAGCTACCGCAACGTATGGCACACGGATCTCATGAACACCATGTCCGCCAATCCTTCGT ATTGTTGCTTTGCGTTATTCTG TGGACCATGTGCATCCTACACGCTTCGTAAGCGAGCTCTCTATGGTGATATGTCGAG GTATACATGTTGTGGTGGATATATGCCATGTAGTGGAAAGTGTGGTGAGCGTAAATGTCCTCAATTTTGTCTTTGCACAGAG GTCTTGTTATGCTTTGGAAATTCTGTAGCATCCACCCGCTTTATGTTGCAAGACGAGTTGAACATACAAACAACAAAATGTGATAATTGTATCATT GGTTGCATGATATGTCTCCAACATGTTGCATGTATATTCTCCATCATTGCTTGCATTCTTGGAAGTGATGAACTCAATGAGGCATCTCAGATACTCAATTGCTTAGCTGATATGGTTTTTTGCTC GGTTTGTAGTTGCATGCAG ACCCAACACAAGGTTGAAATGGACAAACGAGATGGAAAATTTGGAATGCTACCGATGGATGTCCCACCGGTCCAGCAAATGTCAAGGATTGATCAACCTGCATATCCGCCACCACATTTACAATACGGACAACCACCCTATGTTCAAGGGTACCCGCCTGCCGCCTATCCTCCACAATATCAAGGCTACCCGCCAATGTATCCTCCACCTCAAGGCTACCCACCTGCCGCCTATCCTCCACCTTATCAAGGGTACCCACCCGCTGGCTATCCTCCGCCACATCAAGGCTACCCACCCGCACCTTATCCTtctcaacctcctcctcctccgccgccTCATGTTCAAGGCTACCCGCCACCAGGTCAATACAAGTAA
- the LOC110864416 gene encoding general transcription and DNA repair factor IIH helicase subunit XPB1 isoform X1: protein MGHGDKNERPNKKHKSSAKDDDQRAAAFEDEDAYDVDDFGDDDRDGDGEGDKMDFTKLELKEDHANRPLWACADGRIFLETFSPLYKQAYDFLIAIAEPVCRPESMHEYNLTPHSLYAAVSVGLETKTIIDVLNKLSKTKLPKEMIDFIHESTANYGKVKLVLKKNRYLVESPFPEVLKRLLSDEVISRARIFNEGGDAFTISRSIGEIDGTHDELLNEAQLAAAAEEKEAHSFEIDPSQVENVKQRCLPKALNYPMLEEYDFRNDFINPDLDMELKPQAQPRPYQEKSLSKMFGNGRARSGIIVLPCGAGKSLVGVSAACRIKKSCLCLATNAVSVDQWAFQFKLWSNIRDENICRFTSDSKERFRGNAGVVVTTYNMIAFNGKRSEESEKIIEEIRNREWGLLLMDEVHVVPAHMFRKVISITKSHCKLGLTATLVREDERITDLNFLIGPKLYEANWLDLVKGGFIANVQCAEVWCPMTKEFFAEYLKKENSKKKQALYVMNPNKFRACEFLIRFHEQQRGDKIIVFADNLFALTEYAMKLRKPMIYGATSHIERTKILEAFKTSKEVNTVFLSKVGDNSIDIPEANVIIQISSHAGSRRQEAQRLGRILRAKGRLQDRMVGGKEEYNAFFYSLVSTDTQEMYYSTKRQQFLIDQGYSFKVITSLPPPDTGAELSYHRLEDQLSLLGKVLSAGDETVGLETLEYDTDDIALQKAQARRVAGSMSAMSGAKGMVYHEFGTGQKGGAKSKPKVPPKRHQLFKKRFV, encoded by the exons ATGGGACACG GTGACAAAAATGAGAGACCTAACAAGAAGCACAAATCATCAGCCAAG GATGATGACCAAAGAGCTGCGGCTTTTGAGGACGAGGATGCATATGATGTTGACGATTTTGGTGATGATGATCGCGACG GTGACGGAGAAGGGGACAAGATGGATTTTACCAAACTAGAACTTAAAGAAGATCATGCCAATCGGCCTTTATGGGCTTGTGCAGACGGCCGGATCTTTCTCGAGACGTTCTCACCGTTGTATAAACAAGCATATGATTTTCTTATCGCTATTGCAGAGCCTGTTTGCAG GCCCGAATCAATGCATGAATACAACCTCACTCCGCACTCACTTTATGCGGCTGTATCCGTCGGTCTCGAAACGAAAACCATCATAGATGTTTTGAACAAGCTTTCGAAAACTAAGCTTCCCAAAGAAATGATCGATTTTATTCACGAATCCACCGCAAATTACGGAAAAGTAAAGCTCGTACTTAAGAAGAATCGATACCTAGTTGAATCTCCTTTTCCCGAG GTATTGAAGAGGTTGTTAAGCGATGAAGTGATATCTCGTGCGAGGATTTTCAACGAG GGAGGCGATGCATTCACTATTAGTCGATCAATCGGTGAAATTGACGGTACACACGATGAGTTGCTAAATGAAGCACAGCTGGCAGCTGCAGCCGAAGAAAAAGAAGCGCATTCGTTTGAAATTGATCCTAGTCAG GTAGAAAATGTAAAGCAAAGATGCTTGCCGAAAGCTCTAAACTATCCCATGTTGGAAGAATATGATTTCCGCAACGATTTC ATCAATCCCGATCTCGATATGGAATTAAAGCCTCAGGCACAACCGCGACCTTATCAAGAGAAGAGTCTTAGCAAGATGTTCGGAAATG GTAGAGCGAGGTCCGGCATCATCGTCTTACCATGCGGTGCCGGAAAGTCGTTAGTCGGTGTTTCCGCAGCCTGCAGAATAAAGAAAAGCTGTCTCTGTTTAGCAACGAATGCTGTTTCCGTTGACCAATGGGCGTTTCAGTTCAAATTGTGGTCAAACATTCGCGACGAAAACATATGTCGGTTTACATCTGATAGCAAAGAAAGATTTCGCGGAAACGCTGGAGTTGTTGTGACAACGTATAACATGATTGCCTTTAACGGTAAACGATCCGAGGAATCCGAAAAGATCATCGAAGAAATACGAAACCGAGAATGGGGTTTGCTACTCATGGACGAG GTGCACGTGGTTCCCGCACACATGTTTCGTAAAGTCATTAGTATCACTAAATCTCATTGCAAGCTGGGGCTTACCG CTACACTTGTCAGAGAGGACGAACGAATTACGGATTTGAATTTTCTTATCGGGCCGAAGTTGTATGAAGCGAATTGGTTGGATTTGGTCAAGGGTGGATTTATCGCAAACGTACAATGTGCGGAAGTGTGGTGTCCGATGACAAAAGAGTTTTTTGCTGAGTATCTAAAAAAGGAAAATTCTAAGAAGAAACAG GCATTGTATGTTATGAACCCTAACAAGTTTCGAGCGTGTGAATTTCTTATTCGATTTCATGAACAGCAGCGTGGTGATAAGATAATTGTTTTTGCCGACAATCTTTTTGCACTCACGGAATATGCAATGAAGCTTCGCAAACCGATGATTTATGGTGCCACAAG CCATATTGAAAGGACAAAGATATTAGAGGCTTTCAAGACTAGCAAAGAAGTAAACACTGTTTTCCTTTCAAAG GTTGGTGATAATTCGATAGATATTCCCGAGGCAAATGTGATTATTCAAATTTCATCACATGCTGGTTCAAGGCGTCAAGAAGCCCAACGTCTTGGACGTATTCTCAGGGCAAAG GGTCGTCTCCAGGATAGAATGGTTGGAGGAAAAGAGGAATACAATGCGTTTTTTTACTCCCTTGTATCTACAGATACACAG GAAATGTATTACTCAACTAAGAGACAACAATTTCTGATTGATCAAGGTTATAGTTTTAAG GTAATTACAAGTCTGCCTCCACCGGATACAGGGGCAGAGTTGAGCTATCATCGTTTAGAAGATCAACTTTCTCTTCTCGGGAAG GTGTTAAGCGCTGGTGATGAGACGGTAGGTTTGGAAACACTGGAATATGATACAGATGACATAGCACTTCAAAAAGCTCAGGCCCGTCGCGTTGCGGGGTCCATGAGTGCTATGTCGGGAGCTAAAGGAATGGTCTATCATGAGTTCGG GACTGGACAAAAAGGTGGTGCAAAGAGCAAGCCGAAGGTTCCACCAAAGCGGCATCAGCTGTTCAAGAAACGTTTTGTATGA
- the LOC110864416 gene encoding general transcription and DNA repair factor IIH helicase subunit XPB1 isoform X2 — protein MGHGDKNERPNKKHKSSAKVLKRLLSDEVISRARIFNEGGDAFTISRSIGEIDGTHDELLNEAQLAAAAEEKEAHSFEIDPSQVENVKQRCLPKALNYPMLEEYDFRNDFINPDLDMELKPQAQPRPYQEKSLSKMFGNGRARSGIIVLPCGAGKSLVGVSAACRIKKSCLCLATNAVSVDQWAFQFKLWSNIRDENICRFTSDSKERFRGNAGVVVTTYNMIAFNGKRSEESEKIIEEIRNREWGLLLMDEVHVVPAHMFRKVISITKSHCKLGLTATLVREDERITDLNFLIGPKLYEANWLDLVKGGFIANVQCAEVWCPMTKEFFAEYLKKENSKKKQALYVMNPNKFRACEFLIRFHEQQRGDKIIVFADNLFALTEYAMKLRKPMIYGATSHIERTKILEAFKTSKEVNTVFLSKVGDNSIDIPEANVIIQISSHAGSRRQEAQRLGRILRAKGRLQDRMVGGKEEYNAFFYSLVSTDTQEMYYSTKRQQFLIDQGYSFKVITSLPPPDTGAELSYHRLEDQLSLLGKVLSAGDETVGLETLEYDTDDIALQKAQARRVAGSMSAMSGAKGMVYHEFGTGQKGGAKSKPKVPPKRHQLFKKRFV, from the exons ATGGGACACG GTGACAAAAATGAGAGACCTAACAAGAAGCACAAATCATCAGCCAAG GTATTGAAGAGGTTGTTAAGCGATGAAGTGATATCTCGTGCGAGGATTTTCAACGAG GGAGGCGATGCATTCACTATTAGTCGATCAATCGGTGAAATTGACGGTACACACGATGAGTTGCTAAATGAAGCACAGCTGGCAGCTGCAGCCGAAGAAAAAGAAGCGCATTCGTTTGAAATTGATCCTAGTCAG GTAGAAAATGTAAAGCAAAGATGCTTGCCGAAAGCTCTAAACTATCCCATGTTGGAAGAATATGATTTCCGCAACGATTTC ATCAATCCCGATCTCGATATGGAATTAAAGCCTCAGGCACAACCGCGACCTTATCAAGAGAAGAGTCTTAGCAAGATGTTCGGAAATG GTAGAGCGAGGTCCGGCATCATCGTCTTACCATGCGGTGCCGGAAAGTCGTTAGTCGGTGTTTCCGCAGCCTGCAGAATAAAGAAAAGCTGTCTCTGTTTAGCAACGAATGCTGTTTCCGTTGACCAATGGGCGTTTCAGTTCAAATTGTGGTCAAACATTCGCGACGAAAACATATGTCGGTTTACATCTGATAGCAAAGAAAGATTTCGCGGAAACGCTGGAGTTGTTGTGACAACGTATAACATGATTGCCTTTAACGGTAAACGATCCGAGGAATCCGAAAAGATCATCGAAGAAATACGAAACCGAGAATGGGGTTTGCTACTCATGGACGAG GTGCACGTGGTTCCCGCACACATGTTTCGTAAAGTCATTAGTATCACTAAATCTCATTGCAAGCTGGGGCTTACCG CTACACTTGTCAGAGAGGACGAACGAATTACGGATTTGAATTTTCTTATCGGGCCGAAGTTGTATGAAGCGAATTGGTTGGATTTGGTCAAGGGTGGATTTATCGCAAACGTACAATGTGCGGAAGTGTGGTGTCCGATGACAAAAGAGTTTTTTGCTGAGTATCTAAAAAAGGAAAATTCTAAGAAGAAACAG GCATTGTATGTTATGAACCCTAACAAGTTTCGAGCGTGTGAATTTCTTATTCGATTTCATGAACAGCAGCGTGGTGATAAGATAATTGTTTTTGCCGACAATCTTTTTGCACTCACGGAATATGCAATGAAGCTTCGCAAACCGATGATTTATGGTGCCACAAG CCATATTGAAAGGACAAAGATATTAGAGGCTTTCAAGACTAGCAAAGAAGTAAACACTGTTTTCCTTTCAAAG GTTGGTGATAATTCGATAGATATTCCCGAGGCAAATGTGATTATTCAAATTTCATCACATGCTGGTTCAAGGCGTCAAGAAGCCCAACGTCTTGGACGTATTCTCAGGGCAAAG GGTCGTCTCCAGGATAGAATGGTTGGAGGAAAAGAGGAATACAATGCGTTTTTTTACTCCCTTGTATCTACAGATACACAG GAAATGTATTACTCAACTAAGAGACAACAATTTCTGATTGATCAAGGTTATAGTTTTAAG GTAATTACAAGTCTGCCTCCACCGGATACAGGGGCAGAGTTGAGCTATCATCGTTTAGAAGATCAACTTTCTCTTCTCGGGAAG GTGTTAAGCGCTGGTGATGAGACGGTAGGTTTGGAAACACTGGAATATGATACAGATGACATAGCACTTCAAAAAGCTCAGGCCCGTCGCGTTGCGGGGTCCATGAGTGCTATGTCGGGAGCTAAAGGAATGGTCTATCATGAGTTCGG GACTGGACAAAAAGGTGGTGCAAAGAGCAAGCCGAAGGTTCCACCAAAGCGGCATCAGCTGTTCAAGAAACGTTTTGTATGA
- the LOC110864417 gene encoding ENHANCER OF AG-4 protein 2 isoform X2, which produces MAKGKEQVHKMKHRKSYRNVWHTDLMNTMSANPSYCCFALFCGPCASYTLRKRALYGDMSRYTCCGGYMPCSGKCGERKCPQFCLCTEVLLCFGNSVASTRFMLQDELNIQTTKCDNCIIGCMICLQHVACIFSIIACILGSDELNEASQILNCLADMVFCSVCSCMQTQHKVEMDKRDGKFGMLPMDVPPVQQMSRIDQPAPPPQGYPPAAYPPPYQGYPPAGYPPPHQGYPPAPYPSQPPPPPPPHVQGYPPPGQYK; this is translated from the exons ATGGCAAAAGGAAAGGAGCAAGTGCACAAAATGAAGCACCGGAAGAGCTACCGCAACGTATGGCACACGGATCTCATGAACACCATGTCCGCCAATCCTTCGT ATTGTTGCTTTGCGTTATTCTG TGGACCATGTGCATCCTACACGCTTCGTAAGCGAGCTCTCTATGGTGATATGTCGAG GTATACATGTTGTGGTGGATATATGCCATGTAGTGGAAAGTGTGGTGAGCGTAAATGTCCTCAATTTTGTCTTTGCACAGAG GTCTTGTTATGCTTTGGAAATTCTGTAGCATCCACCCGCTTTATGTTGCAAGACGAGTTGAACATACAAACAACAAAATGTGATAATTGTATCATT GGTTGCATGATATGTCTCCAACATGTTGCATGTATATTCTCCATCATTGCTTGCATTCTTGGAAGTGATGAACTCAATGAGGCATCTCAGATACTCAATTGCTTAGCTGATATGGTTTTTTGCTC GGTTTGTAGTTGCATGCAG ACCCAACACAAGGTTGAAATGGACAAACGAGATGGAAAATTTGGAATGCTACCGATGGATGTCCCACCGGTCCAGCAAATGTCAAGGATTGATCAACCTGC TCCTCCACCTCAAGGCTACCCACCTGCCGCCTATCCTCCACCTTATCAAGGGTACCCACCCGCTGGCTATCCTCCGCCACATCAAGGCTACCCACCCGCACCTTATCCTtctcaacctcctcctcctccgccgccTCATGTTCAAGGCTACCCGCCACCAGGTCAATACAAGTAA